Proteins encoded by one window of Cellvibrio sp. KY-GH-1:
- a CDS encoding insulinase family protein yields the protein MTHPAFELLRSQTIDALKIRVEEYRHKVTGAQHIHLAADNDENVFLVALRTVPHDSTGVAHILEHTALCGSKKYPVRDPFFMMVRRSLNTFMNAFTSSDWTAYPFASQNRKDFNNLLDVYLDAVFFSRLDELDFAQEGHRVEFSEPENPESDLVFKGVVFNEMKGAMSSVPSQLWHTLCKYLYPTSTYHYNSGGEPEDIPDLTYQQLQDFYRTHYHPSNAIFMTYGDIPAATHQEKFEQQALSHFEKLDEVIAVGDEKRYHAPVNVEEAYPVDENDADDLEHKNHVVISWLLGKTTNLDESLEAQLVSNILLDNSASPLQQALETTELGQAPSPLCGLDDSSREMAFVCGLEGCKLDDVNNVEALILNTLQQVADQGVPQEQIAASLHQLELSQREVGGDGYPYGLQLILTGLTSATHRGDPIALLDVDAALENLRRKTQDPQFIQHAVRKWLLENPHRVRLTLRPDLQMGERIKAAEKNRLAQLQAQLTAEEKQQIIERTKALQARQLQQDDESILPKVGLEDIPANLHYTPGSHESFHNYPLRRYAAGTNGLVYQQITSKLPALTNEQLKVLPFYCICLTELGNGKSDYLATQRKQAETVGSISAFSSIRGAGDDVQNIDAYITLSAKALNRNSAAMIALMQDTLLQARFDELDRIRELIAQNRARREQSITGHGHSLAMTAACAGMSPAAKVAHQLSGLEGIAALKALDSALDNEQSLQEFAQTLAAIHQLILQAPKQFLIVGEQEHLDSYREDLQQRWNASTASDQFEAFTLNKVSEQIREAWITNTQVNFCAKAYPTVPSEHPDAAALTVLGGFLRNGYLHRAVREQGGAYGGGASQDSNTASFRFYSYRDPRLTETLTDFDQSLVWLQESEHSAQSVEEAILGVIGSIDKPGSPAGEAKSTYQAELFGRTREKRELFRNRVLQVTAAELQRVARTYLVAERASIALVTHAGQKAALETLGLQLKSC from the coding sequence ATGACCCATCCCGCCTTTGAATTGCTGCGTAGCCAAACCATTGATGCTTTAAAAATCCGCGTAGAAGAATATCGTCATAAAGTTACCGGAGCGCAGCATATCCACTTGGCAGCGGATAACGACGAAAATGTATTTCTGGTTGCCTTGCGTACCGTGCCCCATGACTCAACGGGGGTAGCACATATCCTCGAACACACCGCGCTCTGCGGCAGTAAAAAATATCCCGTGCGCGATCCGTTTTTTATGATGGTGCGCCGCTCGCTCAACACCTTTATGAACGCCTTCACCAGCTCTGACTGGACTGCTTACCCGTTTGCCAGCCAAAACCGCAAGGATTTTAACAACCTGCTGGACGTGTATCTGGACGCGGTATTTTTTTCGCGTCTGGACGAATTGGATTTCGCACAAGAAGGTCATCGTGTTGAATTTTCGGAGCCGGAAAACCCGGAGTCGGATCTGGTCTTTAAAGGTGTAGTATTTAATGAAATGAAAGGGGCGATGAGTTCAGTACCATCGCAACTCTGGCATACCCTCTGTAAGTACCTCTACCCTACGTCGACCTACCACTACAACAGCGGTGGCGAACCGGAAGATATTCCGGACTTAACCTATCAACAGTTACAGGATTTTTATCGCACCCACTATCACCCAAGCAACGCTATTTTTATGACCTATGGTGATATTCCTGCAGCAACGCATCAGGAAAAATTTGAGCAACAGGCACTCAGTCATTTTGAAAAGCTGGATGAAGTAATTGCAGTAGGCGATGAAAAACGCTACCACGCACCGGTTAATGTCGAAGAGGCCTACCCTGTTGACGAAAATGATGCAGATGACCTTGAGCATAAGAATCATGTAGTCATTTCCTGGTTGCTGGGTAAAACCACCAACCTGGATGAATCGCTGGAAGCACAGCTAGTATCCAATATTTTATTGGATAATTCAGCATCACCTTTGCAGCAAGCCTTGGAAACCACCGAGCTAGGTCAGGCACCGTCGCCATTGTGTGGGCTGGACGATTCATCGCGCGAAATGGCCTTTGTCTGCGGGCTGGAAGGTTGCAAGCTGGATGATGTCAACAACGTAGAAGCCTTGATTCTGAATACCTTGCAACAGGTCGCTGACCAAGGCGTGCCGCAAGAGCAAATTGCGGCCTCGTTACATCAGCTGGAATTGTCGCAACGCGAAGTCGGTGGCGATGGCTACCCTTACGGTTTGCAATTAATTTTAACCGGACTAACTTCTGCCACTCACCGCGGTGATCCTATCGCCCTGCTGGATGTGGATGCAGCACTGGAAAATTTACGCCGTAAAACCCAGGATCCACAATTTATTCAACATGCAGTGCGCAAATGGCTGCTGGAAAACCCTCACCGTGTGCGACTGACCTTACGCCCGGACTTGCAAATGGGCGAGCGCATCAAAGCTGCGGAAAAAAATCGCCTGGCTCAATTGCAAGCGCAATTAACAGCTGAAGAAAAACAGCAAATTATTGAGCGCACCAAAGCGTTGCAAGCGCGCCAACTGCAGCAAGATGACGAAAGTATTTTACCCAAGGTCGGCCTGGAGGACATTCCTGCAAACCTGCATTACACACCCGGCAGCCACGAAAGTTTCCACAACTATCCATTGCGTCGCTACGCAGCGGGCACCAACGGCTTGGTATACCAGCAAATTACCAGCAAGCTGCCAGCACTCACGAATGAACAATTGAAAGTATTGCCGTTCTATTGCATTTGTTTAACCGAGTTGGGTAACGGAAAAAGCGATTATCTCGCTACCCAGCGCAAGCAAGCCGAAACCGTCGGCTCCATTAGCGCGTTCAGTAGTATTCGCGGTGCGGGTGATGATGTGCAAAATATTGATGCATACATCACGCTGTCTGCAAAAGCCTTAAACCGTAACAGTGCCGCCATGATTGCCTTGATGCAAGACACCTTGTTGCAAGCGCGTTTTGATGAGCTGGATCGCATTCGCGAATTAATTGCGCAAAATCGCGCGCGCCGTGAGCAAAGTATTACCGGCCACGGCCACAGCCTGGCAATGACTGCCGCCTGTGCGGGCATGAGCCCTGCCGCAAAAGTTGCGCATCAGCTTAGTGGGCTTGAAGGTATTGCTGCACTAAAAGCACTGGACTCTGCACTGGACAATGAGCAATCCCTGCAAGAGTTTGCACAGACGCTAGCTGCAATCCATCAACTCATTCTGCAAGCACCGAAACAATTTTTAATCGTCGGCGAGCAAGAACATTTGGATAGCTACCGAGAGGACTTGCAACAACGCTGGAATGCGAGCACAGCCAGTGATCAGTTTGAGGCATTTACGTTAAATAAAGTGAGTGAACAAATTCGCGAAGCCTGGATCACCAACACACAAGTTAATTTCTGCGCGAAGGCTTACCCGACAGTACCAAGCGAACATCCGGATGCCGCAGCCCTCACCGTGCTCGGCGGTTTTTTACGCAACGGCTATTTACATCGTGCAGTGCGCGAACAAGGCGGCGCCTATGGGGGTGGCGCAAGTCAGGACAGTAACACCGCCTCATTCCGTTTTTATTCCTACCGCGACCCGCGCTTGACCGAAACATTGACCGACTTCGATCAGTCACTGGTGTGGTTACAGGAGTCCGAGCATTCTGCACAATCTGTTGAGGAAGCCATTCTCGGGGTTATCGGCAGTATCGACAAACCAGGCTCCCCGGCGGGCGAAGCAAAATCCACCTATCAAGCTGAACTCTTTGGACGCACACGCGAAAAACGCGAATTATTCCGCAACCGGGTATTACAAGTAACCGCTGCTGAACTGCAACGCGTCGCGCGCACCTACTTGGTTGCAGAGCGGGCCAGTATTGCGCTGGTGACTCACGCCGGCCAAAAAGCTGCACTTGAAACACTCGGACTGCAACTGAAAAGTTGTTAA
- a CDS encoding tRNA-uridine aminocarboxypropyltransferase has product MMGSDLTKRIPCARCHRPGCTCICGLIRPIANQVELLILQDPQEATHAKNTAGLLHLSLINSHVMPSNANTPLDSGTLKEALYSGGKCPLLLYPPIPEAKSLGLLEPATPPAALPPEQLRLVVLDATWRKSRKLIYLHPLLQSLPRVALENPPPSLYLIRKADSENQLSTLEASCYALQRLEQDRVDYSPLLDAMREFVARQCAFRPAPNCVKND; this is encoded by the coding sequence ATGATGGGAAGCGATTTAACTAAACGGATCCCCTGCGCACGTTGCCATCGACCAGGGTGCACCTGTATCTGCGGCCTGATTCGCCCAATTGCCAATCAGGTGGAATTATTAATTTTGCAAGATCCTCAGGAAGCCACACATGCCAAGAACACCGCCGGGCTCTTGCACTTGAGCTTAATTAATAGCCATGTAATGCCCAGCAATGCCAATACCCCGCTCGATTCAGGGACGCTTAAAGAAGCACTGTATTCTGGTGGGAAATGCCCACTTCTTCTTTACCCACCCATACCAGAAGCAAAATCCCTGGGGTTGTTGGAGCCTGCCACGCCACCCGCAGCGCTTCCACCGGAACAGCTTCGGCTGGTTGTTTTAGACGCAACCTGGCGCAAAAGCCGCAAATTGATTTACCTGCATCCATTACTACAATCTTTGCCACGTGTTGCCTTGGAAAACCCGCCGCCATCCCTCTACCTGATTCGCAAGGCAGATAGTGAAAATCAGCTTTCCACACTGGAAGCAAGTTGTTACGCTCTACAACGCCTTGAGCAGGATCGCGTTGATTATTCGCCACTTCTGGATGCAATGCGTGAATTTGTAGCCCGACAATGCGCATTTCGTCCTGCCCCCAACTGTGTAAAAAATGACTGA
- a CDS encoding GIY-YIG nuclease family protein, translated as MILTSDHQVYTGITTDMARRWREHATGKAGARYFRGRTPVRLCFLEAQPSRSSASRREAAIKALSASAKRTLISQHTEPTQDLIVQLELQQLGTGTGAK; from the coding sequence ATGATCCTCACCAGCGATCACCAAGTTTACACTGGAATTACCACCGATATGGCACGGCGTTGGCGCGAGCACGCAACCGGTAAGGCCGGTGCACGATATTTTCGCGGGCGTACACCTGTGCGACTTTGTTTCCTGGAAGCGCAGCCCTCACGTTCCAGCGCCAGTCGGCGCGAAGCCGCAATTAAAGCCCTTAGCGCATCGGCAAAACGCACGTTAATTTCACAACATACTGAACCCACCCAGGATTTAATTGTTCAGCTTGAATTACAGCAACTGGGGACGGGGACTGGCGCCAAATAA
- a CDS encoding methyltransferase domain-containing protein, which produces MAKESAQQDRNFDDLAQRFKKNIYGGLKGDIRLAVLERDCRTHLPNVPLTNVALSNVQLTTAPSAEKTAKPWRILDAGGGQGQFSLQWAQAGHEVVICDISAEMLKLAEEQINALGLKNRVQLIHCSVQELPQHLGEAYQFDLVICHAVMEWLQEPQELLPCLLNYLVPGGYLSLTFYNLHSLIYKNLLRTNFKKIINQDYGGSRGSLTPINPQNPEQVLAWVEQLPLKVLCHSGIRVFHDYIFNEEHRARDQQSLLQLELEFSQQEPYRSLGRYIHLLLQQKTPAEA; this is translated from the coding sequence ATGGCAAAAGAATCAGCACAGCAAGATCGCAATTTTGATGATCTCGCCCAACGGTTTAAAAAAAATATATATGGAGGATTAAAAGGCGATATTCGTCTCGCGGTCCTTGAGCGGGATTGCCGGACACATTTGCCCAATGTCCCGTTAACGAATGTCGCGTTATCGAATGTCCAGTTAACCACGGCGCCTTCCGCCGAAAAAACCGCAAAACCCTGGCGAATTCTGGATGCTGGTGGTGGTCAGGGGCAGTTTTCACTGCAGTGGGCACAAGCGGGGCATGAGGTGGTGATCTGCGATATTTCCGCCGAAATGCTTAAGTTAGCAGAGGAGCAAATTAACGCACTAGGATTGAAGAATCGAGTGCAACTGATTCATTGCTCTGTGCAGGAATTACCTCAACATCTTGGTGAAGCGTATCAGTTTGATTTGGTGATTTGCCACGCGGTAATGGAGTGGTTGCAGGAGCCGCAGGAGCTATTGCCGTGCTTGTTGAATTATCTGGTACCAGGGGGTTATCTATCGCTCACTTTTTATAATCTCCATTCCTTGATTTATAAAAATTTATTACGCACCAATTTCAAAAAAATTATCAATCAGGATTATGGTGGATCGCGCGGCAGCCTCACACCCATTAATCCGCAGAATCCGGAACAGGTACTAGCCTGGGTGGAGCAATTACCCCTGAAAGTGTTGTGTCATAGCGGTATTCGGGTGTTTCACGATTATATTTTCAATGAAGAGCATCGCGCGCGCGACCAACAAAGTTTGTTGCAATTGGAATTGGAATTTTCGCAGCAAGAACCTTATCGCTCGCTCGGGCGCTATATCCATTTGTTATTGCAACAAAAAACACCTGCAGAGGCCTGA
- a CDS encoding molecular chaperone DnaJ, producing the protein MLKILLFAVIVTCIIIFGGRYKKMNPEQKRKALWRIGVGAFLGILILLVITGRMHWVGAALGALIPFLRNAYGLVSQLLPFWLQRKKAEQEQEQAQQQPQQPPPPTSTNQMSLSEALEILGLNGNTDKGEVTQAMVQDAHRRLIQKLHPDRGGNDYLAAKINQARDYLLSILKQ; encoded by the coding sequence GTGCTCAAGATCCTGCTCTTCGCCGTTATAGTGACCTGCATCATTATTTTTGGTGGCCGCTATAAAAAAATGAACCCTGAGCAAAAACGCAAAGCCTTGTGGCGCATTGGGGTGGGAGCGTTTCTGGGCATACTGATTTTACTGGTGATTACCGGACGCATGCATTGGGTAGGCGCTGCGCTGGGGGCATTAATTCCTTTTCTTCGCAATGCCTATGGCCTGGTTTCCCAGCTTTTACCATTTTGGTTGCAGCGCAAAAAAGCAGAGCAAGAGCAAGAACAAGCGCAGCAACAGCCACAACAGCCGCCTCCACCAACATCAACCAACCAAATGAGCTTATCGGAGGCACTGGAAATTCTTGGTTTAAACGGTAATACCGACAAAGGAGAAGTCACACAAGCGATGGTTCAAGACGCCCATCGCCGCCTGATCCAAAAACTTCACCCGGATCGCGGCGGCAATGATTATCTTGCAGCGAAAATTAATCAGGCCCGGGATTATTTACTCAGTATCCTCAAACAATAA
- a CDS encoding agmatine deiminase family protein produces the protein MSNQRLPAEWEPQDAVLLTWPHKNTAWNWILDEVTELYEALATVISDYADVIIAAPEAEMDSIRERLEAMGAPMEYIYLYSCKSNDTWARDHGPLTVETPDGFKLLDFKFNGWGNKFAHELDDQITRQLFEQNAFPLASRDEQDWVLEGGSVDTDGQGTLLTTSSCLLNKNRNPNLTKEEIESRLKLAFGVRKINWLDHGYMAGDDTDGHIDTLARLCPNNTIVYTACDDDQDEHYADLKKMEAQLKTFTNADGQPYRLLALPWAGAVLGRDSDLRLPSTYANFLVVNEVVLVPIYDLPMDEEALEVIAQAFPGYEIMGIPCLSLIEQGGSLHCITMQIPEGVLGLE, from the coding sequence ATGTCAAACCAGCGCCTTCCTGCTGAATGGGAACCACAAGATGCTGTTCTGTTAACCTGGCCCCACAAAAATACTGCATGGAACTGGATTCTTGATGAAGTCACCGAACTTTATGAGGCGCTCGCAACGGTGATCAGCGATTACGCTGACGTCATTATTGCGGCGCCTGAAGCTGAAATGGACAGCATTCGGGAGCGTTTGGAAGCCATGGGTGCACCTATGGAATACATTTATCTATACTCATGCAAGAGTAACGACACATGGGCAAGGGATCACGGCCCGTTAACTGTAGAAACCCCTGACGGTTTTAAGTTGCTGGATTTTAAATTCAACGGCTGGGGCAATAAATTTGCGCATGAATTGGACGATCAAATTACGCGACAATTATTTGAACAAAATGCGTTTCCATTGGCATCGCGCGACGAACAAGATTGGGTGTTGGAAGGTGGCTCCGTGGACACGGACGGGCAGGGAACGCTGCTGACAACGTCGTCGTGCTTGTTAAATAAAAATCGCAATCCGAATTTAACAAAGGAAGAAATTGAGTCGCGTTTAAAGTTGGCGTTTGGTGTACGCAAAATTAACTGGTTAGATCATGGCTATATGGCAGGCGATGACACCGATGGTCATATAGATACTTTGGCGCGCTTGTGCCCCAACAATACCATTGTCTATACCGCGTGTGATGATGATCAGGATGAGCATTATGCAGATTTGAAGAAAATGGAGGCGCAGTTAAAAACATTTACCAATGCGGATGGTCAGCCTTACCGGCTGTTGGCTCTGCCTTGGGCGGGCGCAGTCTTAGGTCGTGATTCTGATTTGCGGTTGCCATCAACCTATGCAAATTTTTTAGTAGTAAATGAGGTGGTGCTCGTACCTATTTATGATCTTCCAATGGATGAAGAAGCGCTGGAAGTTATCGCTCAGGCTTTCCCTGGTTACGAAATTATGGGAATTCCCTGTTTATCCCTCATTGAGCAAGGTGGAAGCTTGCATTGCATTACTATGCAAATTCCCGAAGGTGTGTTGGGGTTGGAATGA
- a CDS encoding carbon-nitrogen hydrolase — translation MMQNKTSTKILKVGIVQQSCSADLTANFAKSLAQIRVAAAQGAELVVLQELHRGPYFCQQELSGNFDLAETIPGPSTQLLGDLARELNVVIVASLFEKRGVGLHHNTAVVLERDGSIAGKYRKMHIPDDPGYYEKFYFTPGDLGFHPIQTSVGKLGILVCWDQWFPEAARLMAMAGAELLIYPTAIGWSPEEAQDEKVRQREAWITVQRAHAIANGIPVVSVNRVGHEPDPAGGAGLEFWGSSFVAGPQGEFLWSASTDSEATSVLEVNLARSETVRRMWPYLRDRRIDHYGDLLKIYRD, via the coding sequence ATGATGCAAAATAAAACATCAACAAAAATTCTGAAGGTCGGCATTGTGCAGCAATCCTGCAGCGCAGATCTCACTGCTAATTTTGCAAAATCTTTAGCGCAGATTCGTGTTGCTGCCGCCCAGGGTGCTGAGTTGGTTGTGCTGCAGGAGTTGCATCGCGGCCCCTATTTTTGCCAACAAGAATTGAGCGGAAACTTTGATCTGGCTGAAACTATTCCTGGTCCTAGTACCCAATTATTGGGAGATTTGGCACGTGAATTAAATGTTGTAATTGTAGCCTCGCTTTTTGAAAAGCGCGGTGTTGGATTACATCACAATACTGCTGTAGTTCTTGAGCGTGACGGCAGCATTGCTGGTAAGTATCGAAAAATGCATATTCCGGATGATCCGGGTTACTACGAAAAATTTTATTTCACACCCGGTGATTTGGGGTTTCATCCGATACAAACATCAGTGGGGAAATTAGGAATTCTCGTGTGTTGGGATCAATGGTTTCCCGAAGCTGCGCGCCTAATGGCGATGGCTGGAGCCGAATTGTTAATTTATCCCACGGCTATTGGTTGGTCTCCTGAAGAGGCACAGGATGAGAAAGTGCGCCAGCGAGAGGCTTGGATAACTGTTCAGCGTGCGCACGCGATTGCGAATGGAATACCAGTCGTGAGTGTAAATCGTGTCGGGCATGAACCCGATCCAGCAGGCGGTGCAGGATTGGAATTTTGGGGAAGTAGTTTTGTGGCAGGCCCACAGGGGGAGTTTTTATGGTCTGCGTCTACCGATAGTGAAGCGACCAGTGTGCTCGAAGTAAACTTGGCTCGTAGCGAAACGGTGAGGCGTATGTGGCCTTATTTGCGCGACCGCCGTATTGATCATTACGGAGATTTACTAAAAATTTATCGCGATTAA
- a CDS encoding GGDEF domain-containing protein produces the protein MDSSLPANEICCPSGDSPCIYTHELKQLREEVGLLKEQVRTDALTGLYNFRFFSDTLPLEMERSRRSFQALSLIVLDIDHFKKFNDTWGHELGNQVLMLVANLISLTIRKLDYACRFGGEEFVVLLPNTDLRQAKNVAERVREAIQNSPLVHGEQSLSVTASFGVDEFRANHSDTPDGFIERVDALLYQAKRDGRNCVRSPIVDIAPVQTTVTPDEKDALFGLFGSDNDESV, from the coding sequence ATGGATTCATCGCTACCCGCCAATGAAATTTGTTGCCCTTCAGGAGATTCTCCTTGCATTTATACGCATGAACTGAAGCAACTGCGTGAAGAGGTTGGTTTACTCAAAGAGCAGGTGCGAACAGATGCACTTACCGGGCTGTATAATTTTCGATTTTTCTCAGATACCTTGCCGCTAGAAATGGAACGGTCACGCCGTTCCTTTCAAGCCCTGTCGTTGATTGTGTTGGATATAGATCATTTTAAAAAATTTAATGATACTTGGGGGCATGAGTTAGGAAACCAGGTGTTAATGCTGGTCGCTAATCTCATTTCACTGACAATTCGAAAATTGGATTATGCCTGTCGGTTCGGCGGGGAAGAATTTGTGGTGCTGCTGCCAAATACCGATTTACGTCAGGCAAAAAATGTGGCGGAACGTGTGCGTGAAGCGATTCAAAATTCGCCACTGGTACATGGTGAGCAATCTCTTTCTGTCACGGCAAGTTTCGGTGTGGACGAATTCAGGGCGAATCACAGCGATACTCCCGATGGGTTTATTGAGCGTGTTGATGCATTGCTCTATCAAGCCAAGCGCGATGGACGCAACTGTGTTAGATCTCCAATAGTGGATATAGCACCTGTCCAAACCACCGTTACCCCGGACGAAAAAGATGCGCTTTTTGGGCTATTCGGCAGCGACAATGATGAATCTGTGTAG
- the bcp gene encoding thioredoxin-dependent thiol peroxidase: protein MAFPKIGNLAPVFTLKNFAGENVSLKDFRGKTNVVLYFYPKASTPGCTVQACGIRDAAAEFASLDTVVLGLSPDSVQKLQKFSDKYSLNFNLLADEDHAVADKYGVWGLKKFMGREFMGILRTSFLINKEGRLVYIMDKVNTKTHDQDVLTVIRNGI from the coding sequence ATGGCGTTTCCAAAGATTGGTAATCTTGCCCCTGTGTTTACCTTAAAAAATTTTGCTGGTGAAAATGTTTCCCTAAAAGACTTTAGAGGAAAAACCAACGTTGTCTTGTATTTTTACCCCAAAGCATCCACCCCCGGCTGTACTGTCCAGGCCTGCGGTATACGCGACGCTGCGGCGGAGTTCGCTTCCTTGGATACGGTTGTGTTGGGGCTCAGCCCAGATTCAGTGCAAAAATTGCAGAAATTTTCAGATAAATATTCACTTAATTTCAACTTGTTGGCTGATGAGGATCACGCGGTTGCGGACAAGTATGGAGTGTGGGGATTAAAAAAATTCATGGGGCGGGAATTTATGGGGATTTTGCGCACCAGCTTTTTAATTAACAAAGAGGGCCGGCTTGTATACATCATGGACAAGGTGAATACAAAGACACATGATCAGGATGTGCTGACGGTTATACGTAATGGCATTTAA
- a CDS encoding AraC family transcriptional regulator translates to MIQLQRIYRNSEHFSENPFEGSEIRSYPEYLAMAEIPKYEGVSARVIDALKQRVGRDDLSIDRIAEDLKLSKRTLQRRLQQQSANFAQLRDVLRFHYAIKYLIDEHMSVDTVSKALDFSDRTSFTNAFKRWTSLSPSVFRKLFRDYA, encoded by the coding sequence ATGATCCAATTACAGCGCATTTACCGTAACAGTGAACATTTTTCAGAAAACCCATTCGAAGGATCGGAGATTAGGTCATACCCGGAGTATTTGGCAATGGCTGAAATACCAAAGTATGAGGGGGTTTCTGCGCGCGTGATCGATGCCTTAAAACAAAGGGTTGGTCGCGATGACCTTTCTATCGACCGAATTGCCGAAGATCTAAAACTCTCTAAACGAACTCTTCAGCGCCGTTTACAACAGCAGAGTGCAAACTTTGCTCAGCTACGTGATGTACTTCGCTTCCACTACGCGATTAAATACTTAATTGACGAGCATATGAGCGTAGATACCGTTTCCAAAGCGTTAGATTTCTCTGATCGTACCAGTTTTACCAATGCCTTTAAGCGCTGGACGAGTTTATCTCCCAGTGTCTTCAGAAAGCTTTTCAGGGATTATGCCTGA
- the yajC gene encoding preprotein translocase subunit YajC, with protein sequence MSFFIASAMAQTQAAPASQGNPMITLLMFGGMFLFMYLLIIRPQRKRQKEHQNLVTALAKGDEVIMTSGMLGKIIKVDENYVVLETGNSVELKFQKVAVHAVLPKGTIKSIDAA encoded by the coding sequence ATGAGTTTCTTTATTGCATCTGCTATGGCCCAGACTCAGGCCGCACCGGCATCACAAGGTAATCCAATGATTACCCTGTTAATGTTTGGTGGTATGTTCCTATTTATGTATCTGCTTATTATTCGTCCTCAGCGTAAGCGTCAAAAAGAGCATCAAAATCTTGTTACCGCGTTGGCTAAAGGTGACGAAGTGATCATGACAAGCGGGATGCTGGGAAAAATTATCAAAGTTGATGAAAACTACGTTGTTCTGGAGACGGGTAACAGTGTAGAGCTCAAATTTCAGAAAGTGGCTGTGCATGCCGTGTTGCCAAAAGGCACTATTAAATCGATTGATGCTGCGTAA